The Agelaius phoeniceus isolate bAgePho1 chromosome 4, bAgePho1.hap1, whole genome shotgun sequence genome includes a region encoding these proteins:
- the G3BP2 gene encoding ras GTPase-activating protein-binding protein 2 isoform X1, whose product MVMEKPSPLLVGREFVRQYYTLLNKAPDFLHRFYGRNSSYVHGGLDASGKPQEAVYGQAEIHKKVMSLQFSECHTKIRHVDAHATLSDGVVVQVMGELSNNGQPMRKFMQTFVLAPEGSVPNKFYVHNDIFRYEDEVFGDSEGELDEESEEEVEEEQEERQPSPEPVQENASSTYYENHPVTNGIEEALEESSHEPEPELESETKAEELKAEVEEKTLEELEEKSPSPPPVEPVSLPQEPPKAFSWASVTSKNLPPSGTVSSSGIPPHVKAPVSQPRVETKPEAQSQPPRVREQRPRERPGFPPRGPRPGRGDMEQNESDNRRIIRYPDSHQLFVGNLPHDIDESELKEFFMSFGNVVELRINTKGVGGKLPNFGFVVFDDSEPVQRILVAKPIMFRGEVRLNVEEKKTRAARERETRGGGDERRDLRRNERGPGGPRGIVGGGMMRDRDGRGPPPRGGMAQKLGSGRGTGQMEGRFTGQRR is encoded by the exons ATGGTGATGGAGAAGCCAAGTCCCCTGCTCGTAGGGCGGGAGTTTGTGAGACAGTACTACACCCTGCTAAACAAAGCTCCTGACTTCTTGCACAG GTTTTATGGCAGGAATTCTTCTTATGTTCATGGAGGACTGGATGCCAGTGGGAAACCACAAGAAGCAGTGTATGGTCAAGCT GAGATCCACAAGAAGGTGATGTCCCTGCAGTTCAGCGAGTGCCACACCAAGATCCGTCACGTGGATGCCCACGCCACTCTGAGCGATGGGGTGGTCGTGCAGGTCATGGGAGAGCTGTCCAACAACGGGCAGCCCATGAGGAAGTTCATGCAGACTTTTGTGCTTGCTCCAGAA GGATCTGTTCCAAACAAGTTCTATGTCCATAATGATATCTTCAGGTACGAAGATGAAGTATTTGGGGATTCAGAAGGAGAACTTGATGAAG AATCTGAGGAAGAGGTGGAAGAAGAGCAGGAGGAAAGACAACCATCACCTGAACCTGTGCAAGAGAATGCAAGCAGTACTTATTATGAAAACCATCCTGTAAC CAATGGGATAGAGGAGGCACTGGAAGAATCTTCTCATGAACCTGAGCCAGAATTGGAATCTGAAACAAAAGctgaggagctgaaagctgAAGTGGAAGAAAAGACCCTTGAGGAACTAGAAGAGAAATCTCCATCTCCACCTCCTGTAGAACCTGTTTCACTACCGCAAGAACCACCAAAG GCTTTCTCTTGGGCTTCAGTGACCAGTAAAAACCTGCCTCCTAGTGGTACTGTTTCTTCCTCTGGAATTCCACCCCATGTTAAAGCACCAGTCTCACAG CCAAGAGTGGAAACTAAACCTGAAGCTCAGTCTCAACCTCCTCGCGTTCGTGAGCAGCGTCCCAGGGAAAGACCAGGTTTTCCACCACGAGGACCTCGGCCAG GAAGGGGAGACATGGAGCAGAACGAGTCGGATAATCGTCGGATAATTCGCTATCCAGACAGCCACCAGCTCTTTGTTGGGAACTTGCCACACGATATTGATGAGAGTGAACTGAAAGAGTTCTTCATGA GCTTTGGAAATGTGGTAGAACTTCGCATAAATACTAAGGGAGTGGGAGGAAAACTGCCTAATTTTGGTTTCGTGGTGTTTGACGATTCTGAGCCGGTCCAGCGAATTTTAGTTGCAAAA CCCATAATGTTCCGCGGGGAGGTGCGCCTGAAcgtggaagagaaaaaaaccagagCCGCTCGCGAGCGGGAGACACGCGGTGGCGGTGATGAGCGCAGGGATCTCCGCCGCAATGAGAGAGGCCCGGGGGGGCCCCGCGGGATAGTGGGCGGCGGCATGATGCGGGACCGGGACGGAAGAGGACCTCCTCCACGGGGTGGCATGGCACAGAAACTTGGCTCTGGACGAGGAACCGGGCAGATGGAAGGCCGTTTCACTGGACAGCGTCGCTGA
- the G3BP2 gene encoding ras GTPase-activating protein-binding protein 2 isoform X2, with translation MVMEKPSPLLVGREFVRQYYTLLNKAPDFLHRFYGRNSSYVHGGLDASGKPQEAVYGQAEIHKKVMSLQFSECHTKIRHVDAHATLSDGVVVQVMGELSNNGQPMRKFMQTFVLAPEGSVPNKFYVHNDIFRYEDEVFGDSEGELDEESEEEVEEEQEERQPSPEPVQENASSTYYENHPVTNGIEEALEESSHEPEPELESETKAEELKAEVEEKTLEELEEKSPSPPPVEPVSLPQEPPKPRVETKPEAQSQPPRVREQRPRERPGFPPRGPRPGRGDMEQNESDNRRIIRYPDSHQLFVGNLPHDIDESELKEFFMSFGNVVELRINTKGVGGKLPNFGFVVFDDSEPVQRILVAKPIMFRGEVRLNVEEKKTRAARERETRGGGDERRDLRRNERGPGGPRGIVGGGMMRDRDGRGPPPRGGMAQKLGSGRGTGQMEGRFTGQRR, from the exons ATGGTGATGGAGAAGCCAAGTCCCCTGCTCGTAGGGCGGGAGTTTGTGAGACAGTACTACACCCTGCTAAACAAAGCTCCTGACTTCTTGCACAG GTTTTATGGCAGGAATTCTTCTTATGTTCATGGAGGACTGGATGCCAGTGGGAAACCACAAGAAGCAGTGTATGGTCAAGCT GAGATCCACAAGAAGGTGATGTCCCTGCAGTTCAGCGAGTGCCACACCAAGATCCGTCACGTGGATGCCCACGCCACTCTGAGCGATGGGGTGGTCGTGCAGGTCATGGGAGAGCTGTCCAACAACGGGCAGCCCATGAGGAAGTTCATGCAGACTTTTGTGCTTGCTCCAGAA GGATCTGTTCCAAACAAGTTCTATGTCCATAATGATATCTTCAGGTACGAAGATGAAGTATTTGGGGATTCAGAAGGAGAACTTGATGAAG AATCTGAGGAAGAGGTGGAAGAAGAGCAGGAGGAAAGACAACCATCACCTGAACCTGTGCAAGAGAATGCAAGCAGTACTTATTATGAAAACCATCCTGTAAC CAATGGGATAGAGGAGGCACTGGAAGAATCTTCTCATGAACCTGAGCCAGAATTGGAATCTGAAACAAAAGctgaggagctgaaagctgAAGTGGAAGAAAAGACCCTTGAGGAACTAGAAGAGAAATCTCCATCTCCACCTCCTGTAGAACCTGTTTCACTACCGCAAGAACCACCAAAG CCAAGAGTGGAAACTAAACCTGAAGCTCAGTCTCAACCTCCTCGCGTTCGTGAGCAGCGTCCCAGGGAAAGACCAGGTTTTCCACCACGAGGACCTCGGCCAG GAAGGGGAGACATGGAGCAGAACGAGTCGGATAATCGTCGGATAATTCGCTATCCAGACAGCCACCAGCTCTTTGTTGGGAACTTGCCACACGATATTGATGAGAGTGAACTGAAAGAGTTCTTCATGA GCTTTGGAAATGTGGTAGAACTTCGCATAAATACTAAGGGAGTGGGAGGAAAACTGCCTAATTTTGGTTTCGTGGTGTTTGACGATTCTGAGCCGGTCCAGCGAATTTTAGTTGCAAAA CCCATAATGTTCCGCGGGGAGGTGCGCCTGAAcgtggaagagaaaaaaaccagagCCGCTCGCGAGCGGGAGACACGCGGTGGCGGTGATGAGCGCAGGGATCTCCGCCGCAATGAGAGAGGCCCGGGGGGGCCCCGCGGGATAGTGGGCGGCGGCATGATGCGGGACCGGGACGGAAGAGGACCTCCTCCACGGGGTGGCATGGCACAGAAACTTGGCTCTGGACGAGGAACCGGGCAGATGGAAGGCCGTTTCACTGGACAGCGTCGCTGA